GCTTCCACAAAATCAATCCCGTGTTTGGTGAGGTTGGATTGACTCTTCTTTTCGTCATATTCAAACACGGTTATGTTTGTTCATAATGGATCATCTTAGGAGGATCGCAAGCGACGGCGGGCAGTGGCGATCGCTTCATGCAGTTTGGTTTGCAGTACTTCTTTTGGCGGAAGCACGGTCAAGTATTCGGCGATGTGGATGCCACTTTTATCGAGTTCTAGAAGTTCGATCTGTTCTTGCTTTTTGCCTGCACATAAGATGATTCCCAGTGGCGGGAGTTCATCGCTCTCTTGTTCATATTTGGCTAGCCAGCGCAGGTAAAGCTCCATCTGGCTTTTGTGTTCAGGACGGAAGGCACCCAGCTTGAGCTCGATGGCGACAAGGCGCTTGAGTTTACGGTTATAGAACAGCAGGTCGATGTAAAAGTCGTCGTTGTCGATTTGTAGCCGCTTTTGACGGGCAACAAAGGTAAAGCCGGCACCTAGTTCTAGCAAGAATTGCTCGATTTCTCGAAGGATGGCATCTTCGAGGTCTTTTTCGAGATAGCGATCGCTCAAATCCAGAAAATCCAGGACGTAGGGATCTTTGAGCAGGAGGTCGGGTGAGATTCGTCGCTCCTGGCGCAGTTGATCCAGGTCGTGGCGAATGGTGTCTTCGGGTTTGCGGGAAAGGGCGGTGCGCTCGAATAGCATGGAGTTAATCCGCTCTTGAAGCTGGCGGACGCTCCATTGTTCGAGTTGGGTGATCTCAATGTAGAAGTCGCGTTTCAGGGGATCTTCGATGCCCAGAATTAGCTTGATGTGCGACCAGCTTAATTTTGCACACACTGTATGCAGAATCTCGCGATTGGGGAAAACGTCTGCCAGCAGAATGCAGTAGCGCAGTTGCCGTTCGCCCCAGCCTTTGCCGTAAGCCTGGGTAAGCCGTTGGGAGAGGGCAAGAATCACCTGTTTGCTTTGCTCGTTCCCCTTGCAGCACTTCGGTCTGGATGCGGTTGCCGACCTGCCAATACAACAGGGTAATCTCGGCATTGATGGCAGCAGCAGCGCGGTGTTTTGCGGCATCAATGAGCTGCCCAATTTCTTGAAACAGGAGATCACTTGGTTGAGACAGGTCATTGCTCATGCAGCAACGACCTCTTTAGCGGCTTTTGTTGCCTGGTTAGCGGTGTCTGCGGTGAGTTCGCCTGTAAAAGCTCTTTGCAGGATGGATTGTTTGAGTTCGTTGAGGGCAGAAAGTTTTTGTCGATAGATGGCTTCGAGACGTTGAGTTTGGAAAAGCAAAGTATCGAGTTTCTGAACGACTTGTCTTTGTATTGAAAGTGAAGGCACAGCAATCCGCAAAATCTTTGTATCGGGAACTCTCATATGTTGAACAGTTGAGCCTGATGCAAATGCTTTGATTTGACTCTGCAATCCGTTAGATTGAAATGCATACAGCAAAAATCTGTTATCTAGCTTGCTTGAATCAGTTCGATAGGAGACAATACGTTGCCCTAAAAAAACATGATCATTCGTGAGAAGCATTCCAACTTCTCCCATTGGGGCTTCCCGAGTTAGTAGAACGTCTCCTCGTTTAGGGATTTGCCGTCTTGTCCATTGACGATAAGTTTCTTCAGTGACATACCTCACAGAATCTAGATTGACATAACCACCACGAACATTAGTAGTGCGAATCATCTTAAAAGGCGATGGTTCATCAATTACTGGAGCCGTTTTGTTAACACAATCAATGATGGACTCGCAGACATCTTCTATTTTCTTCTCTTCCCATCCATCACCTTTCTGGGTGAAGATGGCATTTAGATAGCTTTCAAAGAGTTGGCGGGCGTTGGTGAGGTTCTTTTCGGTGTTGGCGATCGCGCGATCGATTCCCTCAAATGCCTCATTCAAAATCGCTACAATCCGCTTTTGTTCAGAAAGAGGTGGAACTGGAATTTTTATCTCTGCGAGGTGCTTTACCGACATTGATGGAATTAATGAGCGTTCAGCTTGCTTCATTAATTCACCACGAACAAATTCGGTCGGGATTATGTAGAAAAGATAATCATCATCAAGAATGGAACGATCTTTATTGGTGATTTTGCATAGAGCTACGTTAAATGCCCCGCTAGCACCTCTAAAGACTCTACCAATGTGTCGATAAGCCACCATTAAAATATCATCAGGTTCCACTTTATGTAGCTGAGGAGTATCGGGAACATACACCTCATAGTTGTCACTCTTGCCATCTCGAATTTGGTAAAACCTAACGTAGCCTTTTTTGGGTTGGTGAATAAATTTACTTTTAGGTGGATTATGACCACGATTGAGAAGGGCAATTTCACCAAACTTCTTCTCAACCCAGCCCTCTGGTAGCTGCCCATTAGTAATCTTCAACGGCATACCATCTCCTCAATTCCAGCCAAAATTTCTGCGCTTTCCATATCCAATGCCGCGATCTCGTCCATAATTTCTTGCGGCTCTCGGAGTGGTGATTCCTCTGCTTTATTAGGGTTCTTCACCGACAGATCAAACGACTCCCGTACCACATCGGCAATATCCACCAGCCATGATTTTTTAGTTTTTGCAAACGTGGCTTGTAGTTCCACAAACTCGCATAGATCCTCATCATTCAGGGCGTTAGTTTTGCCCATGTTCCGCCCCGGATCAAGTTGGTAGTACCAAATTTTTTGAGTGGGTGTCCCTTTCTCAAAGAACAGCACCACCGTTTTAACTCCTGCTCCGATAAACGTCCCACTCGGACAATCCAAAATGGTGTGGAGATTGCAACTGCTGAGAAGTTCCTGACGCAGGGCACGGGATGCATTGTCCGAATTCGACAGGAACGTATTTTTGATCACCACTGCGGCTCTGCCACCGACCTTCAGCATTTTGATGAAGTGCTGCAAAAACAAAAAGGCAGTTTCCCCAGTTTTGATCGGGAAGTTTTGCTGAATTTCCTTGCGCTCTTTGCCGCCAAAGGGCGGATTAGCCAGGATCACATCGAAGCGGTTTTTGTCCTGGATGTCGCTAAGGTTTTCCGTCAGCGTGTTGGTGTGAATGATATTGGGCGCATCAATGCCATGCAGAATCATGTTCATGATGGCAATCACATAGGCAAGGCTCTTCTTCTCCTTACCTGTAAACGTGCTGGTCTGAAGCTGCTCAAGCTGTTTCGTGGTGAGTTTGCCTTGGCGCAGATAGTCATAGCTCTCGCACAAGAACCCGGCAGACCCGCAGGCTCCGTCGTAGATGCGGTTCCCAATCTCTGGCTTCACCACCCGAATCATGGCGCGAATCAGCGGACGCGGCGTGTAATACTCACCCCCATTGCGTCCCGCATTGCCCATATTCCGAATCTTGGCTTCATACAGGTGAGATAGCTCATGCTTCTCCTGCTGCGATCGAAACCGCAACTCATCGATATACTCCAGCGCATCCCGCAGACTATAGCCGCTCTGAAATCGGTTCTTGATCTCGCTGAAAATTTCCCCAATCTTGTATTCGATTGTGTCTGGGCTGGTTGCTCGCAGCTTAAAGCCTTGGAGGTAGGGGAATAGCTTGCGGTTCACATAATCAATTAAGTCATCGCCGATCAGCGCATTGTCGTGATCCATACTGCCATCCGCCTTCTTTGGCGCAGCCCAGGACGACCACCGATGCTCTTCATCCAGAATAAAGGTGTAAGGCTTACCCAGTAGCTCGGCTTCTAACGCCTTCTCATGCTCCAGGTCATCCAAATACTTCAGAAATAGTAGCCAGGAAGTTTGCTCCGTATAGTCTAACTCTGTGGTGCAACCTGCCTCCTTCCACAGAACGTCATCAATATTTTTGAAAGTTTGCTCGAACATCGAATCCTTTTGACAACTCTTAGAGGCTCTGAATACTAGGTTTTATCTAGAAATGATCTTCAATTTTAGGCGATCGCCTATCAGCCAAAAAATCTACGTCATATATCGTTATTACAATATATATAGTATTAACTAAATAAACTATATAAACTGTTTATAAGTACAGGGCTGCGATGGAGGCGATCGCCTCTACAACGTTGATTCCAGCAACGCTACTTGCTGCCTAAAATCTTGAAGACCTCGCTAGTTAGGTCTTCTACTTCTGCGATCGCCGCCGATGCTTTGCCACCAAAATCATGAACCGTCTGCCCAAACACCGCTGATTGTCGATAAACCTGGCGATGCCGAATTTGAGTTGTAGCAAGCTCGATTCCAAACTCTGGTAAGACCTCTAAAGTTTCTTGGGTCATTGTTGTGTTTGGCTGGCATTGGTTGAGAACAAGTCGAGACTTTAACCCTTCGTTGATGTCACCTACATTGAAAATCACCTGACGTATACCAACCGCTGCCCACATGTCCAATGGCGACGGGATGATTGGCACTAAAACTAAATCAGCAATGAGCAGGGCACTTTGAGGAACTGGCGAATCAGCTGCCGGAGGGCAGTCAATGATGATATAGCCGTAATCATCAATAAACTTCTTTACCTCCCGATGCACCTTCTCATTAGCAGCACTTAACCCAACTACAGAAGCAGGAAACGGATGATTATCTTCTGCCGAAGCTGCCCAGCGGGTCGCCGTACCCTGCGGATCTGCATCGACTACCAACACCCTATCACCTCGACGAGCGATCGCCCCAGCAAGCTGCATACTAACCGTCGTTTTCCCTGAACCACCCTTTTGGTTAGCGACAGCAATAATCTTAGCTACCATGACCAAACCCTATAAACGATTTATACAGTTTTTACGGTTAAAATCTTTTATACTATTTACTTGCTTTGAATTCTTGCATAGTTGCTCCTGAAAACAAAGCCTTTTAACTATATAAACACTTTATACGATTTATACTGCTTCACTGCTGACTGAGAATTCTGAGAAACCAAAGCATTACAACGGAGCTGATCAATGGTTAGAAAAAGTATGAAGTCAGCACTCACTACTTCTCTTCAGGCAGAAGATCAAGCAGTGAAAAGTCGTTTTGAAAAAGCTGAAAGCTTACTAGGAGACAAACTTCCATCTAATAGCCAACCTATGGCCTCTACACCTGAAGTAAAAGAGCAGAGCCCGGAGAGGGTGATTCGAGACAGCTTCACTTTGCCTTCCGGAGACTATGAGCTAATCGCCGCCATTCGACAACGCTGCCTCAACTCGGCCTTTAACGCAACCAAAAGCGAAGTCATCCGAGCGGGACTTCACGCCTTATTAGAAATGCCGGAAGAGGAGCTGATAAGGATTATAAGCAATTTGGAGAAGGTCAAAACAGGCAGGCCAATCACAAAAAATATAAATAGTTAAAACTGTATATACTATTTATATTTTTAGAGTATTTGAATACTCATAATCTTAAATACCCTTTCATAGTGAAGACAAAGCCTCCTCTCAGAAACACTCTCTTGCAGGCTCGACTGTAACCAAACTCATCAATCGTACGAGGAACTGAGACGTTAATTTGGAGACGAGTTGATTTACAGTTATTAAACGCTACAAGCAATATTGTTGTTCAGGTGCAGCAGATGTAAAACAAATGACCGAGTATTTGCAAGCTTGAATTGAGGTAAAGGATTTGCAGTCCTTTCATGGAAATAATAAAGCGCTCTCTAGCTATAGGTTGTAGAGAGTGCTTTACTTTGCTCGCCTAAACTTTGCCTAAATATAAGCAGAGATCCCTCTAAATTTCAAGAAGGACCCCTACTACCCCAAGGTAGGGATTTATAGCCTGAAGCTTTCTGGTAGCAGGAGCTGTAAAGATTCTCAATAGCTGGAATATCAACAGTATCTCAATTAGTGGAGTGCATCAATCGCTCTGGTTGGATAGAGCAGTGTAACGGTCTCAATCACCGGACACCAATACCTCTGCAACTGATTAAAAGATTAAATCCTTAAAGATACTCCTAACTGCTACCAATAAACTTCTTGGCAGGTAATATTTGCAGAGCAACGAATTTAGTTTATTCTAAGTACAATCTGAAATTCTCCCTTATCAGCATAATATTCACAAGCATAGATTTCAGGATCTTTCGTGGGTAAGATAACTCTGCCACATTCTACTGCTATTGATACAGGGACTGCTGGCAAAATAAAGATTTTGCAGTTTTTACCGTGATTTGCTTGAATTTCGTTAAGTAGTTTTCGGTATTCATAACTAAAGATTTCCAACTGTCTTTTAGACTTTAGAAAGTGTGGTGAAGGGCTAGAAATAGTTATTTGATAGACGCTACAACTGTCCGAAATTAAAGCTTCATATTTATCGAGCTGAATAGAATCGCTAAGTGCCAGCTTGAGTAATACAGTTTCACCTTTTTTGTCGAGATCGCAAGAGACAGAGTAAAGTTGTTCAACGCTTATCTCTTCTTGCCAAGACCAAGTTTTACTTGTATCTTCAATATTTCTATGAGATTGATATATATCTGCTGGAATGGTATCACCTATACACTGGCCTAAATACATTAATAAAGGCATAGGTGCTATTCCGAATATAGAAAGATGTTTGATTTTTACATCGTCGATACCCTCCTCTAGAAGTCTAAGAACCCTACGCCTAATTCTAGACTCTGCAAATATTTGCCACTGCTCAGGTGTACTGAGCCTATCAAAGTAGTTTTCTTCTATCTTTATTCCTTTTGGGTCTGCTGGAAACTTTGGAAACATTGCATTTCTAACTGCTTCAAAGTTAATAGGAACATTCCTACAGCCAATATTTACGCAAAAGATAAATACAGTTGATTTATGTATATCCTCTGGATAACTTGTTTGTATTTCTATTCTATTCTCGTGTTCTTGCTTCCAACCAAGTAACAGTCCAACTGGATATCTTTCTGGGTAACTGTCTATTTCTTTGTGGCATCGTTGGCATAGAAGCATTAGATTAGAAAAGTCTATTTGTAACTCTTCTGACTGGTCTGTGCCCCGTGGACCATCTTTGCTTGAACCAATAATATGTGCAAATTCTGCGAAATTACCATCGCTTAGAGTTAAGCCGTTATGCCAAAGTGGTGTGTTACACCCTTTGAATTCACAACGTCCTGCGGCTCTAACCCAAAGCTGTAACTTTATTGTTTCTGGGATACTTTTTCTGGCCATTTTTTGAACTAGTAAGAAAATCGTTAAATTGATGGAAAATCATCACCTAAAACTCCTTGCAACTTATAGCATGCCGTTGAAATATCATATTCATGTATCACATTGTTTAAGACAATCTGAAAATAAATTAACCTCAACTTCATCTCTCTCATTTGCCTTCTAGTCATTTTTTCAAAAAGATCATTATATGGTTGAACTGGAAGCATTACACTTATTTGGTCATCATCAAAAGTGCTGATCATCCCACTTACAACATTTTGCAATGCTAGTAAATCGTTATATTGATAATTCTGATAGTTATAAACATAACTTTTTTGCGGTATAAAAAAGTTATAACAACAGGCGGTTAAAGCTATTCCTGTTGGCCGTCCCGCTCCCGTTGATGTAAAAATATAATCCTTCCAACGCTTCAGATACCTTATAGTTCTGCGAAACTGATATCTATCCAAATCATTGCTAAACTTTGATCTTAAAAGCGTTTTGAGTTTAAACGGTTCTGATAATTCCCAAATCTTCTTATCCTCGTATGAACCTGGAAAACCCTTTGCAATATAATTTATTTCATTTCCTTGACGGTCTATATCAGTAGAATAAATAGCTAAATCAACATGGAATCTTTTTTCACCGTTTTGTAAGTATTGAACTCTTACGCAAGGTCTTTTTATCTCAACTTTTCTTTGTCCTATTTGCAAAGCGCTACAAACCAGTTCTTTGATTTCAACTGGCTTGTAAAGAAACCTTGAGAAATTTAAAATAATACCTACGTCGATATCATAGTCTTCTCCTTTAAGTGGTTCTACTCCTGTCGCTAAATCATAACTTCCTTGGTTGAAAGGGCTAAAACTAGGTGTGGATATGGGGATAAGCTTTTTAAGCCCGTCTCTCAGGTTATTGACAATTAAATCTCGTTTTTCACGCAATGGTTTACTATCATCAAAATCAATTTTGATGATATTATGAAACCTTTCAAATTGAGATTGTAAGTTTGCCATAGTTTTAATCTTCTATTTCCTTAAGTGTTAATTCAGTTTGACGACATCAATATTCGGGGCAAGTGAGGTAAAAATCAGGTCACTCTGTTTTTGATAGAAATTCTGGCTAGGTAATTTTTTACAGTGTTGTAAGCTAAGCCCGTTTCGCGGGCAATTCGTCCCTGCGAGTAGCCAGCAGCACTCATGTTAACTAGCTGGTCCTTCCACTGCTCAAAGCCATCTGGCCTGCCAAGTGTTTTCCCCTGCACTCGGACTCGTTGCAGCCCTGCCTTGGTTCGCTCTGAAATTTTCACTGCTTCTTGCTGAGCAAGGTAGGCCAAGACTCCAAGCACAATATGAGCTACCAATTCATTTTCTGTATCAAGTAGCGGCTCAGTGTAGCTCTTAAATTTCACTTTCAAATGGTCGAGTTGCTGAAGGTAGGCGATCGTCTTACGGATACCCTCACGACTGAAACGATCGAGCGACCAAAACACTAGGACATCAAACTTCCGCTTCCCCGCATCCTCAAACATGCGGCTAAAATCGCCACGTTCACGCCTACCCTTTCGGCCCGACTCGCGATCAACATAGGTGAAGGCAATGCTCCAACCTTGGCGATCGCAAAATTCTTTTAGTTGCAGCAGTTGGTTGTC
The Trichocoleus sp. FACHB-46 genome window above contains:
- a CDS encoding YhcG family protein — translated: MILALSQRLTQAYGKGWGERQLRYCILLADVFPNREILHTVCAKLSWSHIKLILGIEDPLKRDFYIEITQLEQWSVRQLQERINSMLFERTALSRKPEDTIRHDLDQLRQERRISPDLLLKDPYVLDFLDLSDRYLEKDLEDAILREIEQFLLELGAGFTFVARQKRLQIDNDDFYIDLLFYNRKLKRLVAIELKLGAFRPEHKSQMELYLRWLAKYEQESDELPPLGIILCAGKKQEQIELLELDKSGIHIAEYLTVLPPKEVLQTKLHEAIATARRRLRSS
- a CDS encoding restriction endonuclease subunit S, which produces MPLKITNGQLPEGWVEKKFGEIALLNRGHNPPKSKFIHQPKKGYVRFYQIRDGKSDNYEVYVPDTPQLHKVEPDDILMVAYRHIGRVFRGASGAFNVALCKITNKDRSILDDDYLFYIIPTEFVRGELMKQAERSLIPSMSVKHLAEIKIPVPPLSEQKRIVAILNEAFEGIDRAIANTEKNLTNARQLFESYLNAIFTQKGDGWEEKKIEDVCESIIDCVNKTAPVIDEPSPFKMIRTTNVRGGYVNLDSVRYVTEETYRQWTRRQIPKRGDVLLTREAPMGEVGMLLTNDHVFLGQRIVSYRTDSSKLDNRFLLYAFQSNGLQSQIKAFASGSTVQHMRVPDTKILRIAVPSLSIQRQVVQKLDTLLFQTQRLEAIYRQKLSALNELKQSILQRAFTGELTADTANQATKAAKEVVAA
- a CDS encoding N-6 DNA methylase; this encodes MFEQTFKNIDDVLWKEAGCTTELDYTEQTSWLLFLKYLDDLEHEKALEAELLGKPYTFILDEEHRWSSWAAPKKADGSMDHDNALIGDDLIDYVNRKLFPYLQGFKLRATSPDTIEYKIGEIFSEIKNRFQSGYSLRDALEYIDELRFRSQQEKHELSHLYEAKIRNMGNAGRNGGEYYTPRPLIRAMIRVVKPEIGNRIYDGACGSAGFLCESYDYLRQGKLTTKQLEQLQTSTFTGKEKKSLAYVIAIMNMILHGIDAPNIIHTNTLTENLSDIQDKNRFDVILANPPFGGKERKEIQQNFPIKTGETAFLFLQHFIKMLKVGGRAAVVIKNTFLSNSDNASRALRQELLSSCNLHTILDCPSGTFIGAGVKTVVLFFEKGTPTQKIWYYQLDPGRNMGKTNALNDEDLCEFVELQATFAKTKKSWLVDIADVVRESFDLSVKNPNKAEESPLREPQEIMDEIAALDMESAEILAGIEEMVCR
- the parA gene encoding ParA family partition ATPase, which codes for MVAKIIAVANQKGGSGKTTVSMQLAGAIARRGDRVLVVDADPQGTATRWAASAEDNHPFPASVVGLSAANEKVHREVKKFIDDYGYIIIDCPPAADSPVPQSALLIADLVLVPIIPSPLDMWAAVGIRQVIFNVGDINEGLKSRLVLNQCQPNTTMTQETLEVLPEFGIELATTQIRHRQVYRQSAVFGQTVHDFGGKASAAIAEVEDLTSEVFKILGSK
- a CDS encoding SAVED domain-containing protein codes for the protein MARKSIPETIKLQLWVRAAGRCEFKGCNTPLWHNGLTLSDGNFAEFAHIIGSSKDGPRGTDQSEELQIDFSNLMLLCQRCHKEIDSYPERYPVGLLLGWKQEHENRIEIQTSYPEDIHKSTVFIFCVNIGCRNVPINFEAVRNAMFPKFPADPKGIKIEENYFDRLSTPEQWQIFAESRIRRRVLRLLEEGIDDVKIKHLSIFGIAPMPLLMYLGQCIGDTIPADIYQSHRNIEDTSKTWSWQEEISVEQLYSVSCDLDKKGETVLLKLALSDSIQLDKYEALISDSCSVYQITISSPSPHFLKSKRQLEIFSYEYRKLLNEIQANHGKNCKIFILPAVPVSIAVECGRVILPTKDPEIYACEYYADKGEFQIVLRIN
- a CDS encoding cyclic GMP-AMP synthase DncV-like nucleotidyltransferase, translated to MANLQSQFERFHNIIKIDFDDSKPLREKRDLIVNNLRDGLKKLIPISTPSFSPFNQGSYDLATGVEPLKGEDYDIDVGIILNFSRFLYKPVEIKELVCSALQIGQRKVEIKRPCVRVQYLQNGEKRFHVDLAIYSTDIDRQGNEINYIAKGFPGSYEDKKIWELSEPFKLKTLLRSKFSNDLDRYQFRRTIRYLKRWKDYIFTSTGAGRPTGIALTACCYNFFIPQKSYVYNYQNYQYNDLLALQNVVSGMISTFDDDQISVMLPVQPYNDLFEKMTRRQMREMKLRLIYFQIVLNNVIHEYDISTACYKLQGVLGDDFPSI
- a CDS encoding recombinase family protein, whose amino-acid sequence is MTIRAALYLRVSTTDKGQETDNQLLQLKEFCDRQGWSIAFTYVDRESGRKGRRERGDFSRMFEDAGKRKFDVLVFWSLDRFSREGIRKTIAYLQQLDHLKVKFKSYTEPLLDTENELVAHIVLGVLAYLAQQEAVKISERTKAGLQRVRVQGKTLGRPDGFEQWKDQLVNMSAAGYSQGRIARETGLAYNTVKNYLARISIKNRVT